A window of the Tenebrio molitor chromosome 1, icTenMoli1.1, whole genome shotgun sequence genome harbors these coding sequences:
- the Uch-L5 gene encoding ubiquitin carboxyl-terminal hydrolase isozyme L5 isoform X1, translated as MAETAGNWCLIESDPGVFTELIREFDVPILLGVKGVQVEELWSLEPEQFENLKPIHGLIFLFKWTKDDEPNGTIVQDSRLDKIFFAKQVIENACATQAILSVLLNCRHADLKLGHTLSELKDFCQGFDANMKGLTISNSPVIRSVHNSFARQQIFEFDPSLANKNEDVFHFVSYIPIDGRLYELDGLKSGPIDLGPVAPDSDWVDVVRPIIEKRIQRYNEGEIHFNLMAIVSDRKMLYQRQLESLQKYVEEGGMETDAQQTELARLRLLIEEEDNKRHQYQIENIRRKHNYLPLIVEILKILAKEGKLMPLYEQAKQKSVKKQKSKMSS; from the exons ATGGCCGAAACAGCTGGGAATTGGTGTTTGATTGAAAGCGATCCTGGAGTTTTCACAGAATTAATCAGGGAATTTG ATGTACCTATTCTTTTAGGTGTAAAGGGTGTTCAGGTGGAAGAGTTATGGAGTTTAGAACctgaacaatttgaaaatttaaa GCCAATCCATGGTCTTATTTTTCTGTTCAAATGGACAAAAGATGATGAGCCAAACGGAACTATTGTGCAAGATTCTCGtttagataaaatattttttgcaaaacaagtaataGAGAATGCTTGTGCAACGCAAGCTATCTTGAGTGTCCTATTAAATTGCCGTCATGCAGATTTAAAACTAGGTCACACTTTAAGTGAATTGAAAGATTTTTGTCAAGGTTTTGATGCAAATATGAAAGGATTAACTATAAGTAATTCACCTGTTATTAGGTCTGTGCATAATTCATTTGCTAGACAAcaaattttcgaatttgacCCCTCTTTGGCTAATAAAAATGAGGATGTATTTCATTTTGTTAGTTACATACCAATTGATGGTAGACTGTATGAGCTTGACGGTTTAAAATCAGGCCCCATTGATTTAGGCCCTGTTGCACCAGATTCAGATTGGGTAGATGTTGTTAGACCAATTATTGAAAAACGAATTCAAAG gtaCAACGAAGGTGAAATCCACTTTAACTTAATGGCAATCGtgagtgacagaaaaatgctATATCAGAGACAACTGGagagtttacaaaaatatgtcGAGGAAGGTGGCATGGAAACAGACGCCcaacaaacagaattagcACGACTTCGTTTACTCATCGAAGAAGAGGATAATAAGAGACATCAGtatcaaattgaaaatatcaGACGCAAACATAATTATTTACCGTTAATTgtggaaattttgaaaattttagccAAAGAAGGAAAACTGATGCCCTTGTATGAGCAAGCTAAacaaaaatctgtcaaaaaacaaaaatcaaaaatgtccTCATAA
- the Uch-L5 gene encoding ubiquitin carboxyl-terminal hydrolase isozyme L5 isoform X2, whose product MAETAGNWCLIESDPGVFTELIREFGVKGVQVEELWSLEPEQFENLKPIHGLIFLFKWTKDDEPNGTIVQDSRLDKIFFAKQVIENACATQAILSVLLNCRHADLKLGHTLSELKDFCQGFDANMKGLTISNSPVIRSVHNSFARQQIFEFDPSLANKNEDVFHFVSYIPIDGRLYELDGLKSGPIDLGPVAPDSDWVDVVRPIIEKRIQRYNEGEIHFNLMAIVSDRKMLYQRQLESLQKYVEEGGMETDAQQTELARLRLLIEEEDNKRHQYQIENIRRKHNYLPLIVEILKILAKEGKLMPLYEQAKQKSVKKQKSKMSS is encoded by the exons ATGGCCGAAACAGCTGGGAATTGGTGTTTGATTGAAAGCGATCCTGGAGTTTTCACAGAATTAATCAGGGAATTTG GTGTAAAGGGTGTTCAGGTGGAAGAGTTATGGAGTTTAGAACctgaacaatttgaaaatttaaa GCCAATCCATGGTCTTATTTTTCTGTTCAAATGGACAAAAGATGATGAGCCAAACGGAACTATTGTGCAAGATTCTCGtttagataaaatattttttgcaaaacaagtaataGAGAATGCTTGTGCAACGCAAGCTATCTTGAGTGTCCTATTAAATTGCCGTCATGCAGATTTAAAACTAGGTCACACTTTAAGTGAATTGAAAGATTTTTGTCAAGGTTTTGATGCAAATATGAAAGGATTAACTATAAGTAATTCACCTGTTATTAGGTCTGTGCATAATTCATTTGCTAGACAAcaaattttcgaatttgacCCCTCTTTGGCTAATAAAAATGAGGATGTATTTCATTTTGTTAGTTACATACCAATTGATGGTAGACTGTATGAGCTTGACGGTTTAAAATCAGGCCCCATTGATTTAGGCCCTGTTGCACCAGATTCAGATTGGGTAGATGTTGTTAGACCAATTATTGAAAAACGAATTCAAAG gtaCAACGAAGGTGAAATCCACTTTAACTTAATGGCAATCGtgagtgacagaaaaatgctATATCAGAGACAACTGGagagtttacaaaaatatgtcGAGGAAGGTGGCATGGAAACAGACGCCcaacaaacagaattagcACGACTTCGTTTACTCATCGAAGAAGAGGATAATAAGAGACATCAGtatcaaattgaaaatatcaGACGCAAACATAATTATTTACCGTTAATTgtggaaattttgaaaattttagccAAAGAAGGAAAACTGATGCCCTTGTATGAGCAAGCTAAacaaaaatctgtcaaaaaacaaaaatcaaaaatgtccTCATAA
- the Trmt112 gene encoding multifunctional methyltransferase subunit TRM112-like protein, with protein MKLLTHNMLTSKCMKAVTVGYPLGINASDVRVSEVDFNPDFVAKIIPKIDWTALWNAAESIGQLEGLSQSVPENYENDQDFLKKAHHVLLEIDIINGELICPETGRKFPINNGIPNLLLNEDEV; from the exons atgaaattgttaaCTCATAATATGCTTACTTCCAAATGTATGAAAGCTGTTACTGTTGGATATCCACTAGGTATCAAT GCATCAGATGTGCGTGTCTCAGAAGTAGATTTTAATCCtgattttgttgcaaaaatcATACCAAAAATAGACTGGACAGCATTATGGAATGCAGCAGAAAGCATAGGCCAATTGGAAGGTCTTTCACAATCCGTTCCAGAGaattatgaaaatgatcaagattttctgaaaaaagCTCATCATGTACTGTTAGAAATAGACATAATTAATGGAGAATTAATATGTCCTGAAACAGGACGAAAATTTCCCATAAATAATGGTATACCAAACCTATTGTTAAATGAAGATGAGGTATAA
- the LOC138122130 gene encoding uncharacterized protein gives MENEGADHIQETEEESQDSQELEEIPVQLDESSYETLGLSNSSNIVRGKYYKQTYRPAWEQMPDFKGWLRGVVGEPTRAYCTYCQKTLHAHRLSLLKHTCTIRHQKAAQIHNTRKNKAQAMEQQEIHAVVLQEEDMNQAEIDNEDGDAIEYTEIASEVEDEDHLHKDGIDQELVEEEEEEEESTVELHQVPFEKHNQNFQANPMKAPVSTHVLDTTRGCPVSGLQVSLYKLIDGRWTYINEGVTNVNGKFASFVDRADFTPGRYKLHYDVDRYFDARKQDTMYPFIEVVFDCRTVTENYHIPILLSPYGYSTYRGS, from the exons ATGGAAAACGAAGGTGCGGACCATATACAAGAAACGGAAGAGGAGTCCCAAGATTCTCAGGAGCTAGAAGAAATTCCCGTACAATTGGATGAATCTTCTTACGAGACTCTTGGTTTAAGCAATAGTTCGAATATCGTGCGGGGAAAGTATTATAAACAGACTTATCGTCCAGCATGGGAACAAATGCCGGATTTTAAAG GATGGCTTAGAGGAGTTGTTGGAGAACCAACTAGAGCATATTGTACATATTGTCAGAAAACGTTACATGCTCATAGATTAAGTTTACTTAAACACACTTGTACCATCAGGCATCAGAAAGCTGCGCAAATACATAACACCAGGAAG aaCAAGGCCCAAGCAATGGAGCAACAAGAAATTCATGCTGTTGTCCTTCAAGAAGAAGACATGAATCAAGCAGAAATTGATAATGAAGATGGTGATGCAATAGAATATACTGAGATCGCTTCTGAAGTAGAAGATGAGGACCATCTTCACAAAGACGGTATTGATCAAGAGCTAGTTgaagaagaagaggaagaGGAAGAATCAACAGTGGAACTTCATCAAGTACCTTTTGAGAAG cacaatcaaaattttcaagcaAACCCGATGAAAGCCCCTGTTTCAACACATGTGTTAGACACTACCAGAGGATGTCCAGTGTCGGGATTGCAAGTTAGTCTCTACAAACTGATTGACGGAAGGTGGACTTACATTAATGAAGGTGTTACAAATGTTAACGGCAAATTCGCTAGTTTTGTCGATCGAGCAGACTTCACTCCTGGAAGATATAAGTTGCATTATGACGTGGACAGATATTTTGACGCTCGCAAACAAGATACAATGTATCCGTTTATTGAG GTTGTCTTTGATTGCCGAACAGTAACTGAGAATTATCACATACCAATACTTCTCAGTCCGTATGGTTATTCAACGTACAGAGGGTCCTAA